The Nyctibius grandis isolate bNycGra1 chromosome 31, bNycGra1.pri, whole genome shotgun sequence genomic interval GCTGGTGCCAATTACACCTGTTTGCACGCTGCAGGTTTTTCTCCAGTGCTGGAGCGCAATCCCTCTGTCCTTTACACCCACAGCAGTGTGGTTGTGCCCGTGCTGCTCTGCTTGTTTTTGTCGGCCAGGTCAGCTTCTGTCCTCACTTGAGCCGTGTTCTTTCATTGCAGGGACCATCGCTACCAGGACAGCCTGGCCAAGGAAAGAAGATAGGGCATCGAGGCGTGGATGCTTCTGGTGAAACCACCTACaaaaaggtttggttttgtggagTGGGGACTGGCAGCGATGTGTAGGTGGCAGTCTGAGAAGTTGGGGCCCCAGGTTAGCGGTAGCACAGCAGAGCTTTCCTGGTTCCGTTTGTTAATAGCTGCCAATCTGATTCAGATTTTATGCAGCACCCTTACACTGCATAATCTTGCAAACCTTCTGGAAGCCTTAATCCATCTCTTCAGCAGCTGGTTGGTCTTGTTTAGCAGGATGTAGTGGCCAAGACGACCCCATAGAAGTCATAGACACGACTGTGTTGTAATATAGGGGATGTTATCGGGATAATCTGCTGCGAAATACTCGCTgactgctcttttctttctgccagaCCACCTCATCCACTCTGAAGGGGGCCATCCAGCTGGGGATTGGATATACTGTCGGCAATCTGAGCTCCAAGCCAGAGAGAGATGTCCTGATGCAGGACTTCTACGTGgtggaaagcatttttttcccaaggtaAAGGGGAcaggggaaacaaaacaaatggatgagttatttcttttcctctcactAGTTTTTCAAGAGAGCTTCCATCTGTCTTTAGATCAGAGTTGGATGctctaaatgttttaaatatgcatCCATTACATACAAACATAACAGCGGGAAGTGTTAGATTCTGCAGTACACTGGCTTGCAAGGAGGTCCAGTGTAAGATGCAGTACTATACACTGAGTTTGTTAGCCTTCCTACGTGCTTTTCTTTCTACCTGTCCGTCCAGAATTTCTTCCATGGAATTATACCATGTTTGAGATGGAAGAAACTCATTCAGGGAGCTCTTTAACTCTGTGAATAAACAAAGCTCATAAAAGCTATATTCTCTGTGTAAATATATTCTGCTTGGCAAGTGGTTGTTCCTTTCACTCTTTGGAAATAGATTTTGACAGATAATTTAAAACCTATTTTCCTGTTGTCCTGCGacagaaaaaagatattttttgttgttgttcttaaGATGTCTTTTTGCAAGGCTCAATTCATCTTAAATATACAGTAGCCTTGATGTGACTGTACATACCTGGTGAATGGTAACACAGAGGCCCTGCTCATGTGATGTCTGTTCTGTGCAGCGAAGGCAGTAATCTCACCCCGGCTCACCATTACGCTGACTTCAGGTTCAAGACTTATGCACCAGTGGCTTTTCGGTACTTCCGAGAACTCTTTGGGATTCGTCCAGATGATTATTTGGTATggatatatttttgtatttgtctcTCGTCCCTTATTTGAGATGGTCTAGAGTAACACAAGAAACTTGCCCCTAAATCAAGGCTGTCAGCAATTCTTGCCtaaaagggacagaaaagagTTGAGGAATTGTTCTGATCCCAGCAAGGAGTGGGAACAAGCTGTGGATTTTagaactgtgttcagttttggaggAGATCCAGTGACAGTCCCAGCAAGACCAGCACCACTCAGCCCAAGTCTTCGTTTGCTAAGAGGTAGCTGCCAGCTCACACTGGAGGGAGGGGAAGTGATCCGCATCCAGCGTGCGCTGTGTGATGAGGTTCCCACTCTGTTGCTTGTGGTGACAATAACTTACTGTGTTTATAAGCAAAAAGGAGTTGTGTTCTGCTGGGTGCAACCCTGTAATGTCCCCCGGGGCTCTGAGGACAAAGATGGGAATTTTTCCTTGTGTACTCACTCAAGAGCTATGTGAGTGTAGTTATTTTAATCATCTTACAAAGTCAGAATAAAATACAGCTTGTTCTTGTGCTCAGAAAGCTCCTCAGAGCTGGAAAGGCTGTTCTTAAAATACGTAGTAGTATGAGTTGTCAGGGCTTGGAGTACACTGGGGTTGAATTTGGTCCCTTGCACGTGTGTGATGTCCTGCTCTTTAGAGAAGGACATTTGTTGAACCGGGGAAGGGAACACATCCGAATGAGCACACACCTTCCCCCTTTTTTATTAgccctttttttctgacttcGTCTGTAGATAGGGGAAATCGTAGCTGAACACCTACAAGTAGAAACAAATCTGTGCCATTGCACGGTTTGACAGGAACAGTGGTCCCCATCTGTGCCATCCAAGATAACGCTGGCTGATTTGATGAGTGGCTCAAAACTTGGGTGAGGCAAAGCGCCTGCCTCAGTTGCAAAGGTCACTGCTCTGATTTGTTGCTTCTGCTTCCCCTGATTCTCTCTTGCCTGCCACAGCAGCAAATGCCTTTAATTATGCATGAGATAATTAACTTGATAAAGTCTTGGATCATTAATCTGTGCAGTGCTGAAAGCAGTTTTCAGTACATAATGATGagcatttaatttattgctcCCATTATGTCCCTTACATACCCtacctccctctccccatctTACCTCTTGCTGGGGCAGCTCTGGCGTGGTGCTGCCCTGAACCCACTCGACCTACGCAGTTACCTTGGGGTCGGTACTTAGCTGCAAAGTGCACATGTGTGCTTGccctttcttcatctttccctgCTGCTCGGCACGTCCTCATTTGAGGACCCGCTGTTTGCATACTGATGTCTGGAAACGTCCTCCCAGTTCAGTTCCCAGTGCAGCACCCCTTGCTGTGCTTACACAGCGCCGATCCCTCTCTTCTTGTTTGAGCACCTGCTCTAATACTTTTCATGTGTTTCTAGCAGGATTGAGGGGGTGAGATGTGTAAAAGTCCTCTGTAACAGGGGAGCACAAGGCCAGAGGAGGCTGCTGAGAACAGCCAGTGCATTGTGTTCCCTCCAGCACGGTGAGGGGTGGTACCCTGAGCAGGCTGTTATGTCTCTTAAAATCACATCTTTCCGTCTGCGCTTGCGGTAATGTGCTGAAAGAAGCCTAAACGCGATACACGCACAATGGGAAAAGATAAGATGTCATTATGAAGCCTGGGTGTTACTGAAAGCAGATTATTAGCTTGATTCTGAGCAGCTGGGATGCTCTGAACTGTAATTTCAGTCTGTAATTGTAAATTGTCCATCAGCTTTGCTGCTTAGACCTAACCTGTAACGAAAATAGTTCTCACTTAAGCTTTGCTGCCCCTTAATCTAACGGGGAGACAGCGTGCTGGGGAAGGCCCTCAAGGGCATGGAATTCAGTGTGCAATGAGGGGGGACTAAAaacataatctttttttcttttcctccctagTATTCATTATGTAATGAGCCTCTGATAGAGCTGTCAAACCCTGGTGCCAGCGGCTCCCTCTTCTATGTCACCAGCGACGATGAATTCATCATAAAAACTGTGATGCACAAGGAAGCTGAATTTCTACAGAAGCTCCTTCCTGGCTACTACATGGTGTGTATCACCCAGCACCTTGGACCCAACTTGGGTTTGTCGTGACAGCTTTTCTGTCCAAAGCATCGTACAGGGCATGTCCTCCAGCTGGGTTTCCTGTGGCCTACCCGCCCTGTGCCAGGGACAACGTTAACTGTCACGAAGCCAGTCCCAGAAGCACAAATCCTGCCAGTTATTTGCAAACTGCGTGGGTAAACTTGAGGCAGATAATTGTGCCATAGCTTGTAGGCATGTTCTGGCCTGAAAATGGCTTCCCAGATGTGTGTTTCTGGGTTTTGCAGCACTAGTTCGTTCTTCTTCACTTGGCACCATGCATCTGCCTCAGCCTGGCTTTGAGGATGGCTGTTGATTGCAATAACACAACTGCCTTGGTTTTGTGGGGAAACCACTGCTGTCCCGGGGTATCTGCTGTTTAACAGAGTTACTCTGAGGGCAGTTGCTGGTTGTTCTGGCTGCAATACGAAGCTAAAGACTCCTTTGATATCAGCCAGCTTTGCACATCCAGTCTGCTGCAGGTAGTTGTTGCCTAAATCTCAGGGCTAGCGAGGCAATATATTGAGACCCAGAGGACTTGCATGTGGTGACAAGTAGTAAATCAGAACCAAACTGGTGCTTTGGTGTGTAATCCAGGAGCTGGCTCCCTCCATAACTGTGGTGAAGGGTGCAGCTCTATAGGTGAGGGCACTGAAGTTCAGTTAGAGCCACCCAGGGATTTGTCTGCCATGGAGAAGGTGATGGCAAGCACTGCACTGTTAACGCTGCCCCATCTGTGTGCATGTTGCAGTGGGTTTGATTTATGTGATCATACACTGTTTTTATGAAAACACTTGACTCGCTCGATATTTACTGGAGAAAATCTGCCAAAGTGGGACAGGGTCTTGGACATCTGTAGATATACAAACTGACAGCCAGTCACTTGCTTTTGCAAGggacagtcacagaatcacagaatcaaccaggttggaagagccctctgggatcatcgagtccagccgttgccctgacaccaccatggcaactagaccagggcactaagtgccatgtccaggcttttcttaaacacctccagagatggtgactccaccacctccctgggcagccccttccaatgtctaatgaccctttctgaaaagaaatacttcctaatgtctaacctgaacctcccctggcgaagcttgaggctgtgtcctcttgtcctatcactagttgcctgggagaagaggccgactcccactgcgctacaacctcccttcaggtagttgtagactgcactaaggtcacctctgaacctcctcttctccaggctaaacacccccagctccctcagctgttcctcgtaggtcagaccctccagacccttccccagcttggtcgccctcctctgcactcgctccaacacctcaacatctctcttgaagtgcggggcccagaactggacacaggattcaaggtgcggcctcaccagtgccgagtacagagggacagtCAAGTTCCTGGCCAGGATGAGCTTTCTTGGAAAGCGTTGCCTGTTGCGTAATGCATGTAGTAAATCAGGTGGAGGGTTTTGAATTGGAATGGAGTTACACTGTTGTCCTGAATTCTGCAGTTGTCCTGGCTGGCAATCAGCGTAACGAATTAAACTGAAGTTACCTGTGTGGTGCGGAGTTGTGTGCTACTTGTTGAGCAATTCCAGTGGGGGTGGGTTACTGCTGTTCTTGGGAAACCCATCCAGTGTAAAAGGAGTCAGTGGAAAGGCAGTAGAATGGTTTCATCCTGAGTTGCTTTAAAGCTGGGCAGGTGCCGTTTGCAGTCGGTCGTGCCTGTCTCTGTAACTTTTAGCTTGCGCCACGTTGAGCTGCGTGCTCGCGGAGAGGGCTCGCCCGTGTGCCCGGTTAGGTGAGGTGAGGAGAGGCACGAAATTTTAATACAGTTGTGCTTCTGCCGCCTGTCAGAGAATCTGTCAGGTCTGTCCTTTCTTTCATAGTGTGCAGGGATGTTCTGTTTCCTTCACAAATTTTCCTAAAGCTGAACAAGCAAATCATGCCTGTCATGTCATTCCTAATAATACCGCTGCCTAAAAAAAGGACATGATAGCAGAGCAGGATATCCGTGTTCTCTGGCCAACTGTGTTTTATAAAACAACTctgcaaaaggaggaaaaaattgatgttttgtttaaaaaaataccatgtcCCTGGTTTATTCTGGGCCAGAGAAGGGTTCTTGATTTCTGACACTTCTGAAGAGATGAAGATagctgctatttttaaacttgaagTTCCCACTTATTGTGTTTATTCTCTTCCAGTTTGGTTTCCCTTTTTTAGCTGCTGTTGATGGGGAAAGCAGGGAATTTCTGGACTCAGTTGTTTGTCCAGTGAGTGCTGTACATCTCCTTCCCTGTATTCAAGGCATAGTGGTATTTTCAGGTCCTAAAGCCACTGAAATGCAAGAGTTTGTCAAACGTGTACCGTAAGCTCTCGTGTAAAGTTCAGAAAATCTCTAGGTGAAGAAACCCTAGTCTGACTGCTCCAAGATCTGCTAACGTGCTTGGTGTTGAACACAGCAGGAGTCTTCTGCTGAAATAACCTTTccccatgcttttttttccccaccctgctGCAGAATCTGAACCAGAACCCACGGACGCTGCTGCCGAAGTTTTATGGACTGTACTGTGTGCAGTCAGGGGGCAAAAATATCCGCGTGGTCGTGATGAACAACATTCTGCCTCGTGTGGTGAAAATGCACCTGAAATTTGACCTGAAAGGCTCGACCTACAAACGCCGGGCatccaagaaggaaaaagaaaagtccagCCCTACGTACAAGGATCTAGACTTCATACAAGACATGCCCGAGGGCCTGATGTTGGATGCAGACACCTTCAGTGCATTGGTGAAAACGTTGCAACGAGACTGTCTGGTAAGGAGGGGGACAGCTTGAGGAGCAGGTTAATGAAGTTCTGTGGCTCTTGAGCATGAGGAAGAGCAAATGATCAATAACCTTGCTATTCTGCTAACCCCAAAGCAGGATAAATCCCTTCTACTGCGCTTTTccctgaaaacaaagcagtggAGTTGGATCTCATGACAGCCTCTGAGGACTAAGGCTGCATTCCTCTGCCTGGTCCATCAAATCGTGGCAGCCTGCTCCACTTGTAGCTGGGCTGTTGGGACTAAATACACTTTTCCTATACAGTGTGCAGCAGATACGTGGTAGAACATGTTATTAGCAAGCCTTCAGCCCTTTGGGTTGATTGTGAGATGGCCAAACTCTACGTGATCAAGTCCAGAGATGACTGTTGGTTCAGAAACGTTGAAGCTCTGGTGAAGGAGTTGTTAGTGGGAATGTGGATGGTCTGTTCCATGCTTTGGGACCTGTGTTGTATTTGAGCTGCTGGCCtgatattttgtctttgttcttAAACTCAATACTAACCTGTAGGTGTtggaaagttttaaaatcatGGACTACAGCCTCCTGCTTGGGGTTCATAACATAGACCAGCAAGAACGGGAGCGACAGTCTGAGGGAGCCCACAGCACGTCGGATGAGAAGCGTCCTGTGGGGCAGAAGGCACTTTACTCCACGGCCATGGAGTCCATCCAGGGTGGGGCTGCCCGGGGGGAGTCCATAGACACAGATGACACGTAGGTGAAAACCTGGTTCTCTTGCGCTGCTGGGAGGGGCGGAGGTGGAAGCTGGAGCAGTAGATCCCTGATGAGGCCCATATGAACTGTTCGAGTGAGCATCTCTGCTGGGGGTTATGGTACTGCTGCCAGTAAAGCAGTGTGATGTGAAAGGGGGAAGCTGGGGggggaaatatttctgtaggaCTCCAGCCTCACAGCAATCTCTCTTCTTAGGTCAGTCTGTAGGTTGTCAGCTCCTGTAACAGCCTCTAAACCACCCACCCATGCTCTGGAGAGGAGAAACTGGCTCAGTTCTAGCTCAGCATCCAAATACTGGAGTGGAAGTAGGGGTCAGCCTGTCCCTAGGAGCCTGGAGTTTGTTCTCCATCACTACATCTTTGGAATCCCTGGCAGTACCCTGAGGCCATCCCAGTGCAGTTAGCAAACAGCAATGTAGCCAAGTGCCGGAGTAACTGGTGGAGCTCTGGGTTGCAGGGGTTTGCCCAAAACCTGTCCTGTGCTGTGCCCAGTCTATGGCTCTTGTCACTGTCTCTCTGGCTCTGTGGACCAAGCTTGCCAACAAATGGTGGAGTTTGCTGTTTGTTGCTGTCTGAAACCAGCTGCTCTGGTTTTGATGGAGGATGAGTCATGGTGGAGCCAGGATAATATTGTGGTGTTTCCATTCTTTCAAGTAGCATCATTAATTGCTGGCCTGCCTGACACCTGCATGCTTTTGTCATGTACTGGTGCTTGTGGCTGCTGCACCTTTGGCAGGACTGATACTGGTGTGGATGGGGCTGGAAGTACCCTCGTCCTTAAAGGCTTGCTGCCCTAGAGGGCAGACAGCTCACGCTGACCTGATAAATGATCTGATCCTCAGAATAAAATGTCctgaagtgaagaaaaaacaatgtggTGCTTTCTGGCCCAGGCAGAGCTGTTGCCACATGACACGGGTCCTGTCCTGACAGTTGGTGTTTGGCgatgcaggcaggcaggaaccCCGGGGAAACCTTGTGTGAGATGGCCTGGGTCGGTAGGTGACTTCCCATGGTTGCACACAAAGAGACTTTGCAGGTTTTTTGAAGTGACTTTGCAGGTTTTGCGTTGTGTCTGACCACCACATCAGAGCCCTGCTGCTGTCCACCCTTCTGCAGGTCTTGGGGGGTATTACAGCTGCTCTTCTTGAGGCTGCACTCGCTGAGGTTTTGTTTTACCTGCAGGATGGGAGGAATCCCAGCAGTGAATGGCAAAGGAGAGCGTCTCCTGCTACATGTAGGAATAATAGATATCCTTCAGTCATACAGGTAGGTAACTTTGCAGATATCTGTACTTCAAGTGTGTTAACATCTATTTTAATACTGAATGAAAGCAGGAAGATTTTCCTCTCCTGAAGAGTTTGAGGATGAGTAGGCAGGCTGCCTAAAGCTGTCTGTCACTGCGTGTTGGGGGCTGTGGATTTTTATCCTGTCCTTAGAACAGCTGGTGACACAGAGCCATTTTTCTGTGAGTGGCTCATGAAGAAGTTTCCCATCTCTGTGCCTAGGATGGGTAGcgtatctccagggatggaagGTGGCTTTCTGCCCCTCttccagcccagcccctccttccccGTAGGGGTCCCAGGCAGTCCTGACCTGACTGCAGAGGTGCCAGTGTGCGCAGCCGACCTCTCCTGGCTGGAGGAAAGCTGCACTCTGGATGGAGGAGGAATTGTTAGCAGCTCAGTGATCTCTCCTGTGCAGGGTATGAAAGGTGGCTTAGATACAGAGCACATGCCTGaatctgtctctttctttttctttccacttctccCCTGGAATTAGGTTCATCAAGAAGCTAGAACATACCTGGAAGGCCCTTGTCCATGATGGGGTGAGTGCCTGTACAGAAGCAGGAATTGTCCAGGCCTCGGCAGGATTACCTGCCTTGGCTTCATTTGTGCTGGTTGGTGCCGATTACTTTGCTATTTATAGTGCCTGAACTGGCACAGTTGAAGCCGATGAAAGGAATAGTTCTTGCCTCTTCTGCCTCCACAGCGGTGTAGTGCCACTTATTCCCAATCAGATTTTCTTGCTCGCTGCACCTCCTTGCATGTTTAGCTGTCATGCTCCcagctttcctcctctgctcccatctgtcgttttcctcctccccaccatACCAGGAGCTGTACGCACAAGGCGCGTGCGTTCGTGTACGTGTCGAGGAGCCCTGCGTTTGCTCTCGTTGGTGACTGACCGTTTCCCCTTCAGTAAGCTGTCTGGTAATAAATCCCTTTCAGTGTTTCCCTGCTGTCTTGTCTCCTGCAGCAGACAGGTGTGTGTTTACAAAAGAGCAACCTTGGGTGTGGAAACTATTTTCCAGCGTTGCGTATCTTAGCTTCCCTTAAATAATAAGGCAAAAGAAACGTGGAGATGCCGAGTCACGGTAGCACAGTCGAACATCAGAAGCAGATACAGCTTcagtttttcctattttaagcAAAAGGTGTGTAAACATTTGAAATGTGTGGAGACCCTTGGCTGAATTTTGGTGTCTGTGTGGTATGCAAAGGTACCCAGGTGTGCTTTGAATGTCAGCCAGCACAGccagaagaaatttcttttatgtAATCAGGCCAATGTTTGAAAAATCCAGGAAGTCTACAGAGGAGTAAAATCACCAAAATCCGTTATAAAATTACAGCAAGAATATAATCAAATGCAATCAAATCAAAGGCAATGCTTCAGGCTTATTTATAGCATTAATCGGATCATTTCAGTTAAGCCTTTCCATTTTAAGGCTCTGTCAGTGCTAAATGTTGGAATAAAAAAGACTGCATTCATTGTTATAGAATTTTGGCCTTGagggataattttaaaattaaacaattgCTTCTTGCCTTTGTAGGACACGGTGTCAGTACACAGACCTAGCTTTTATGCAGAGAGATTCTTCAAATTCATGACCAACACGGTGTTTCGAAAAAATTCCTGTAAGTACCTAGTCCAAGAGCTGTTGCCCTTGTGATGTGGGAGAGGCAGAGCCTTATCTCCATCTCGCTGCTTCAGTCCACGTGGAGAGTTTCTGGGCTGGAGTCTGGGCAGGCTTTTCCACTGTAATACAGAGCAAAGCTGGGGAACTGCAAAGCCCTCTGGTTGTCATGGCTTGCTTTGAGCTCAGGCTCCCACCCAGGagctctccctgcagcctgactcAGGCTCAGCCCTTTGGAGATGGCACTTGCAgagcacgtgtgtgtgtgtgtgtgtgtcagaggACAGAGGCCCCTCCCTATGGAGGGAAAAGTGCCTTTGGTGCGATGGTAGTTGGTGGTGGTaatttcatcttctctttcacTCTTGTCATCCAGCTCTGAAGTCCTCTCCCTCAAAGAAAGGGCGCAGTGCCTTGCTAGCTGTCAAGACGGTTGGTCCCATAGCTGCATTTTCAGCCAGTCAGCTTCCCTCTGAAAAGGATGAAACACAGTATGATCTTCGTGCGGCCCGGAGTTACCCCACACTTGACGATGAAGGTAACGGTCTCATTTGGTGGCTGATGGCTGTGCGATTACCCTCTCTTTCCTAGCAGTTCCTTAGGATCCTCCCCTGTTCTCATCAAGTTCCCCACTGTGCACTAACCACATGTCTTCCTTGATGGAGAGCTCTTCATTGCATGGcttgctgtgctttgcaggTGCTAAACTTAACCAGGACGGGGGAGAAGGTAAGAATACATTGTTCTGTCACAGCACTAGCAGTTGGTTGATTGGGGAAGCGATGCCTCTGCATTAGAGAAGACCAAATCCCTTCTTTGCAGCACTGTATAGTTCTGCAGTAAAAACAGTTGCTTGCGTCACTGCTGCAAGGCAGCCACTGCCAACTGGCACCAGCAGTCACAGCCCAAATGCAATCTGGAAGTTGAATTTTCCACCCTTAAAAAAGGCAGGGGGCACTGAGAACTGCAGGACTCTTAATGACAGTGTTTGGAGAGTTACAAGGAGCAAGCTCTTGCTGCTGAAAAAAGGACGAATGGCCTGGTTCTGTGCTGCCTTCATCACTTCCATCTGGGCTGGATTTACAGAGGAGTGGTGAAGGACAGGCTCCTTGAGTGCACAGGTGTTAGATTTCTACCCGTGTAAAGCAGTGAGCACTCGATTCATCTCGTAATTCACTTGGATGTTTATCTCTGGCGATCCAAGCCTTTAATCCAGCTTTGATTACCAGTGGGATGTCTTCACTGGCATTACGTTTCCCGTAGCGTGGAGATGGTGCTTACTGGCTCTCTCTAGAGGGTGCCTTGGGAGAAGCTGTTGTGCTCATGAACCCAGCTGAACTTCTTGCCTGTGTGTGGTTTTAAGTGATCCCAGTGAGGGTGTGCAGGTTGATTGTGGAACAGCCACACGCAGGGCTGCTGTAGGTCAGGTGTTGGTGTTTGACctactcttctttttcttcctgcatctctcctgccctccgCTCTGGGCCAGCAGGCAGGCCAGACCTGCTACCCTGCACACCTCCTTCCTTTGAAGAAGCTACCACGGCCTCCATAGCCACGACACTATCCTCAACATCTCTCTCTGTTCCTGAGCGATCCCCTTCGGAGACCTCTGAGCAGCCCAGGTACAGGTGAGGACAGCACTCGTCTCCTGCTCCCACTGGAGTCAAGTGGCTGCCGTTCCTCTTCATGCTGCAGATCTCGGCAGGCTGCCCTATGCTCTGGAATGCTAATGACCGATTTTAATTAAATCTCTCCTGGGAGCAAGCAGACACAGCTTTGATGGGATTAATTATTGCTGGGAGAAGTGTCAACTATTaagtagaacatctccctcaTGGGGTGGGGAGTTAGATTTGGGGGCAGCACAGGATTTCTGTCTTAAATTGCTCCTCAAACTCTGCTGTTGTGGTTTCTTTCTGCAGGAGGCGCACACACTCCTCGGGGCAGGATGGCAGGTGAGAAAAGTGCTCGTCTCTTCTtgtgctgctgcacagaaaCCTCATGTTTGTCCCTGTGCAAAAGTGTCTTGGAGGGCTGAATGTGAATCTCAGTAGCCCCAAGATTTTGATGTGGTCCTCTGCAGGATGATGAGGCAATCAGATGATCCCCATTTCTTACACAGAATTTTCCTTACAAGCAGATCTCTCAGTGCTTTGCAAGGAATCTTAAATATTACCCCTGTTATTTGATGCGAAAGGGAACAACAGAGTTGTCCACATTTACCCACCCAACCAGCACCAGAATCAAGGAGGGTTGTTTATGGTCCCCTCTGGGTAAGCAAGCCTTAGCATCAGGAACATTCCTCCTCTGTGCATCTGCACCTGGATGTGGTGGGTGTGAATATGGGAAAGGGCTTTGACTTTGTGAGGCACTAAGCGCCCTTAGTCCCCAGATAAGTAGTTTCCAGTGTTTTCAGAAACTTGGGTactttgaggggttttttttcccttctgtggtGATGGGTGGCTCAGAGCCAAGGGCAAGATAGGACAAAAATCCCCTACTGCCCAGGGATGTCTGGATTTAGAGGCTTATATCATAAAATTATCTTGCATATTTTTGCACCGGTAAAAATGACCCCATTACCTGTGTCAGTGGGATCTGCATGAGGACACTGCGTTTGCTGCTGACTCTGCCCTAGCTTTCCAGGACGTCTTGTATGTGTTGTAGGCACAGACTTTGAAGTGCACATCAGAGACTTGGTCTTAGGATATGCCATagccagaggagctgctggacaGGCTGATGtcctctctccctgcagccagTGTTTGGTGCTTCAGAGGACGACAAAGACTTTGGAAGATGAGGGTTTGCACTGTCTTACAGACATCTCCCCTCGTTCCTAGCTTTTAGTGATTTGCTGAGCTTCAGACCACAAACACTGTGAAAAAATCCCTTTCTGTGGTATTTCTCAATGAAAATACCTCTGGATGCTGCATGTCACTGAATCTTGGTAATTCCTGTCACTGGAGGGCGAGCACCTCCTTGCTGTTGATTTGCAGCATTTGTTGAAGTGTCAGGGATCTGCAAAGCACCTCCCCTCCTGCAGAATCCCTTGTCTGAAATTGCTGAAAATTGGAAACTTAAACTCAGGCACCAGTGGTGGGACCCATTTGGCAAAACGCAGTGACTTCAC includes:
- the PIP5K1C gene encoding phosphatidylinositol 4-phosphate 5-kinase type-1 gamma isoform X4 encodes the protein MELEVPEEAEGPAVAGAGAITPEAGVGGLDAAGGLALKKTAITEGPSLPGQPGQGKKIGHRGVDASGETTYKKTTSSTLKGAIQLGIGYTVGNLSSKPERDVLMQDFYVVESIFFPSEGSNLTPAHHYADFRFKTYAPVAFRYFRELFGIRPDDYLYSLCNEPLIELSNPGASGSLFYVTSDDEFIIKTVMHKEAEFLQKLLPGYYMNLNQNPRTLLPKFYGLYCVQSGGKNIRVVVMNNILPRVVKMHLKFDLKGSTYKRRASKKEKEKSSPTYKDLDFIQDMPEGLMLDADTFSALVKTLQRDCLVLESFKIMDYSLLLGVHNIDQQERERQSEGAHSTSDEKRPVGQKALYSTAMESIQGGAARGESIDTDDTMGGIPAVNGKGERLLLHVGIIDILQSYRFIKKLEHTWKALVHDGDTVSVHRPSFYAERFFKFMTNTVFRKNSSLKSSPSKKGRSALLAVKTVGPIAAFSASQLPSEKDETQYDLRAARSYPTLDDEGRPDLLPCTPPSFEEATTASIATTLSSTSLSVPERSPSETSEQPRYRRRTHSSGQDGRSHEEVRVEEELQQISVELEPKCDVEIVAAEEDDKEEAASSACAIVTSTATIEVETASQASEPASQASDEDDVPVTDIYFFTDGRYWIYSPRPRRLRTTSLSSGIPTDERSWVYSPLHYSAQLHSVSDEESDT
- the PIP5K1C gene encoding phosphatidylinositol 4-phosphate 5-kinase type-1 gamma isoform X3, yielding MELEVPEEAEGPAVAGAGAITPEAGVGGLDAAGGLALKKTAITEGPSLPGQPGQGKKIGHRGVDASGETTYKKTTSSTLKGAIQLGIGYTVGNLSSKPERDVLMQDFYVVESIFFPSEGSNLTPAHHYADFRFKTYAPVAFRYFRELFGIRPDDYLYSLCNEPLIELSNPGASGSLFYVTSDDEFIIKTVMHKEAEFLQKLLPGYYMNLNQNPRTLLPKFYGLYCVQSGGKNIRVVVMNNILPRVVKMHLKFDLKGSTYKRRASKKEKEKSSPTYKDLDFIQDMPEGLMLDADTFSALVKTLQRDCLVLESFKIMDYSLLLGVHNIDQQERERQSEGAHSTSDEKRPVGQKALYSTAMESIQGGAARGESIDTDDTMGGIPAVNGKGERLLLHVGIIDILQSYRFIKKLEHTWKALVHDGDTVSVHRPSFYAERFFKFMTNTVFRKNSSLKSSPSKKGRSALLAVKTVGPIAAFSASQLPSEKDETQYDLRAARSYPTLDDEGRPDLLPCTPPSFEEATTASIATTLSSTSLSVPERSPSETSEQPRYRRRTHSSGQDGRSHEEVRVEEELQQISVELEPKCDVEIVAAEEDDKEEAASSACAIVTSTATIEVETASQASEPASQASDEDDVPVTDIYF
- the PIP5K1C gene encoding phosphatidylinositol 4-phosphate 5-kinase type-1 gamma isoform X1; protein product: MELEVPEEAEGPAVAGAGAITPEAGVGGLDAAGGLALKKTAITEGPSLPGQPGQGKKIGHRGVDASGETTYKKTTSSTLKGAIQLGIGYTVGNLSSKPERDVLMQDFYVVESIFFPSEGSNLTPAHHYADFRFKTYAPVAFRYFRELFGIRPDDYLYSLCNEPLIELSNPGASGSLFYVTSDDEFIIKTVMHKEAEFLQKLLPGYYMNLNQNPRTLLPKFYGLYCVQSGGKNIRVVVMNNILPRVVKMHLKFDLKGSTYKRRASKKEKEKSSPTYKDLDFIQDMPEGLMLDADTFSALVKTLQRDCLVLESFKIMDYSLLLGVHNIDQQERERQSEGAHSTSDEKRPVGQKALYSTAMESIQGGAARGESIDTDDTMGGIPAVNGKGERLLLHVGIIDILQSYRFIKKLEHTWKALVHDGDTVSVHRPSFYAERFFKFMTNTVFRKNSSLKSSPSKKGRSALLAVKTVGPIAAFSASQLPSEKDETQYDLRAARSYPTLDDEGRPDLLPCTPPSFEEATTASIATTLSSTSLSVPERSPSETSEQPRYRRRTHSSGQDGRSHEEVRVEEELQQISVELEPKCDVEIVAAEEDDKEEAASSACAIVTSTATIEVETASQASEPASQASDEDDVPVTDIYFVDALGDAVEI